CACGCGCGCAATCCTGCGCGCCACGATTCGCCTGCAGGCGGGGCAGGCGCAACCGTACCTGGTGCTGCGCTGGCAGGAAGGGGAGGCGGAATGAATACGGCAACGCCGTCACTGCGGCCGTGGGTGGAGCGTGTACGCCGGGGCTGGCGCGCCTCGCCGTTGCCGGGCTTCCTCGGCTGGTGGGGCGGCGAGCTGCGCGAGCTGCTGCCGCCGCGCTGGCGCGGCTGGTTCGGCAGCGGCGCCGACTGGCACCTGCTGCAGCACGCGGATGCGCAGTGGACCCTGCGTCGCAGCGGCCACGCCGAGGTGCTGGCGCGCTGGGAAGACGGCGCCATGATGGCCGCCGACGGTGTGCACGTGGCGCCGGCCGCACTGGACGACGCGCTCGGCCGGGTGGACCGCGAGGACCTGCGGCTGGCGCTGCTGCTGCCGCCGGCGCTGGCGCTGCGGCGCACGCTGACACTGCCGCTGGCCGCGCGCGACAACCTGCTGCAGGTGGCTGGCTTCGAGGTCGACCGGCAGACCCCGTTCCAGCTGGCGCAGGTGTACTACGCCGTGCGCGAGCCGGTCACGCCGGCGCCGCCGGGGCGCTTCAGCGCCGAGCTGGTGGTGGCCACCCGCGACACGCTGGACCCGCTGCTGGCGCGCCTGCGCGCGCAGGGTATCGAGGTCGACGCGGTGGATCTGACGCTCGGCAATGGTCGTCTCGGCGCCAACCTGCTGCCGCCGCAGCAGGTGCCGCGCCGCCCGCGCCCGCGCCGCCGGCTGAACCTGATGCTGGCCGCGGCCTGCGTGCTGCTGGCGCTGCTGGTGCTGGGCGAGTGGCTGCACAACCGGCAGCTGGCGCTGGCGCAGATGCAGGCCGAGGTCGCGGCGATGCGCGGCGAGGCGCAGCAGGTGGCCGCGCTGCGCCAGCAGCTGCAGGACAACGCCGGCGCCGCCGGCTTCCTGGCCCGGCGCAAGCACGACACGGTAGCCATGCTCGGCCTGCTGCAGGAAGCCACCGAACGCCTGCCCGACAGCACCTGGCTGGAGCGCTTCAGCGTCGACAACACCGGCCAGGTCGGCTTCCAGGGGCAGAGCCAGCAGGCCGCCAAGCTGCTCGATGTGTTGAAGGATTCGAAGCTGATCATCGATGCCAGTTTCCAGGGCAGCATCCAGCCCGACCCGACCACCGGCAAGGAACGTTTCTACCTGACCGCGCGCGTGAACCAGCCGAAGCCGCCGGCGGCCAAGCCGACTCCCGGCGGGAGCGCGCCATGAAACTGACCGCCATGAGTCCGCGCGACAGCCGCATCGCGGCGATCGTCCTGCTGCTGCTGGCGGTGGGGCTGGCCTACTTCGTGCTGCTGCACTGGTGGTTCGTGGTGCCGCTGCGGCAGATCAGCGGCGACATGGCCGACCTGCGCGACACGCACAGCCGCTACACCGCGGCGATCGCCGAGAAGCCCGAGCTGCAGCAGCGCCTCGCCGCGCTCGGTGCCGGCCAGGCGGCCAGCAGCGCGTTCCTCGCCGCCGACGATCCCAACACCGCCGCCGGCGACCTGATGCAGCGCGTGATCGACGTGGTCGCCGCCAACGCCGGCGGCAACCGCTGCACGGTGAGCCAGAAGATGCCGCTGCCGAGCCCCCCCGCCTCGCCCGGCGAGCCGTACCGCAAGGCGGCGGTGAGCATCAGCCTGAACTGCGACATGGAACCACTGGCGGCCGTGCTGCAGGCGCTGGAGCAGGGCACACCGTACCTGTTCATCGACGACCTCAGCATCTACCGCAACCCGGTGGTTGCGCAACAGGACAGCTCGGCGGGGCTGGAAGTGCAGTTCAGCCTGTCCGGCTACGTGCGCCCGAGCCGTGCCGCGCCGGCAGCGGCGGAGCGTGCACCCGACGATGCGGGAGTCGGGCCATGAACGCCGCCAGCCAGCGTCAGCTGACCCCGTGGCTGGTCGCCCTCGTGCTGTTGCTGGGCGCCGTGCTGCTGTTGCTGCTGGCCGGTCTCGGCCGCGGCGTGCGCTGGGATGCGCCGCGCCAGCCGCCGCCATTGCCGCCGACTGGCCGCCAGGCTGAGCTGCCGACCCCGGTGCCGCTGCCGCAGTACGCGCAGGTCTGGCAGAAACCGCTGTTCAGCCCCGACCGCAAGCCGGCTGCCCGCGCCGATGGTGGCAGCAGCCTGGGCGACCTCGAACTGACCGGCATCCTGCTCACCCCGGGCCTGCGCATGGCCCTGCTGCAGGATCGCAACGGCGACCGCCAGGTGCGCCTGCGCGAAGGCGAGACGCTGCCCGACGGCAGCGTGAAGCTGGTCGAACTGCGCCCGCGTTCGGCGCTGTTCGACTCCCCGGCTGGGCGCACCGAACTGAAGCTGCCGGCCGGCGCGCCGATCGATGCGCCTCGCGCCGCGGCGGAAACACGCGACCAGCCGGCCGGTGCGGCGGCGATGCAGCTGGCGCCGGACGAAGGCAAGGAGGCGGCCGGGCGCAGCGGCTCCGGCCAGGGCACCATTGCGCCGCCGAGGCGCGCCGCCTCGCCGGCCGCGCCATCGTCCGCAGCGGCATCGGCCGCCGAGCGGCTGCGCAGGAACATCCAGCAACGTCGGGCCGGTCGTGCCGCCGCGGCTCACGAAGGAGAACACTGATCCATGTCCCGCATGCTCATCCAGCCTATCCTGCGTACCGCCGCGCTTGCCCTCGCGGTGGCCCTGGCCGCCTGCGCCAGCCTGCCGCCGCCGCATGACGACGGCGCGCTGCAGCGCGAGGCAATGGCCGGCACGCAGAACCCGGTGCCGGCGCCGCTGCCGTTGAACAACGAGGGCGGCAGCCGCGGCGCGAGCGCGGCGACCGCCGAGGTCAGCCACGGCAGCGGCCGCTTCATCCGGCCCGGCGCGCTGGCCACGCCGCGTCCGGTGGCGAGCGGCAACGGCGCGGTCACCTTCAACTTCGAGAACCAGCCGGTGCAGGCGGTGGTCAAGGCGATCCTCGGCGACCTGCTCAAGCAGAACTACACCATCGTGCCCGGCGTGCAGGGCAACATCTCGTTCGCCACCTCCGAACCGGTCGACGCCAGCCAGGCGCTGCCGATCCTGGAGACGCTGCTGTCGTGGACCGGCAACGCGCTGGTGCGTCGCGACGGCGGCTACGTGGTGATGCCGCAGAAGGATGCGGTGGCCGGCAACCTGGTGCCCAGCCTCGGCGCCAGTGCGCCTGCGGGCGGCCTGCAGGCGCGGCTGTTCCCGCTGCACTACATCTCCGCCACCGAGATGCAGAAGCTGATCAAGCCGTTCGCGCGGCCCGACGCCACCTTGCTGGTGGATCCGGCGCGCAACCTGCTGGTGATGTCCGGCACGCCGCAGGAACTGGCGAACTACCAGAGCATGGTGCGTACGTTCGACGTCGACTGGCTGCGCGGCATGTCGGTGGGCGTGTTCAACCTGCAGTACGCGAACGTCGGCGAGCTGATGCCGAAGCTGGACGCGATGTTCGGCGAGCATGGCAACACCCCGCTGGCCGGCATGCTGCGCTTCATCCCGATCGAGCGCACCAACGCGCTGGTGGTGATCAGCACCCAGAGCGACTACCTGCAGGAAGTCGGCGACTGGATCGCCCGCATCGACCGCGGCGGCGGCAACGAGCCGCAGCTGTTCGTCTACGACGTGCGCAACATCAAGGCGTCGGACCTGGCGAAGTACCTGGCGCAGATCTACGCCAACGGCGCCGGCAGCGGCGGTGACAACGGCGGCCAGGTCGGGCCGGGGCTGACCGGTGTCACCCTGGGCAGTGCCGAGAACGCCGGCGCGACCAGCATGGGCAGCACCGCCGGCGGTTTCGGCAACCCGGTCGACGCCTCGCGCGGTGGCGGCCAGGTCAACAGTGGCATGGGCAGCGGCGGCTTCGGCGCCACCGGTGGCGGCCGTGACAGTGGCGCCGCGGCCGGCCGCTTCGGCAGCAGCTCCGCCGGTTTTGGCGGCAACCCGGTCGGCGGCGGCAACGGTGCGGCCAGCGAGGCGCAGTACAGCTCCAGCGACGGCAGCGTGCGGATCAGCTCGGTCGACGGCAGCAACCAGCTGCTGGTGCGCGCGCGCCCGTCGCAGTGGGAGGAGATCAAGACGGCGATCAGCAAGCTCGACAACGTGCCGCTGCAGGTGCAGATCGAGACGCGCATCCTCGAGGTCAATCTCACCGGCGAGTTCCAGTTCGGCGTGCAGTGGTACCTGGAGGGGCTGACCGGCAGTACCGGCAGCACCTCGAACGGCACGTTCGTGCCGGGCCAGCCCTACCGCCACCGCCAGCTGGGCCTGGGCCAGGGCGGCAACGCGTTCGGTGGCGAGCCGTTCTTTTACTCTTTCCTCAACAGCGACCTGCAGGTCGCCGTGCGCGCGATGGAGACCAGCGGCAACACCAAGACGCTGTCGGCGCCGTCGATGGTGGTGATGAACAACCAGGTGGCCAGTATCGCGGTCGGCAACCAGATCCCGATCAACCAGACCAGCGTGAACACCGGCATCGGCACCACCACCAGCTACAGCCAGGTCAACTACCTGAGTACCGGCGTGATCCTCAACGTGCAGCCGCGGATCAATCCCGGCGGTCTGGTTTACATGAACATCAGCCAGGAAGTCAGCCAGGCCGACAAGTCGGTGCCGCTGGTCAACGGCAATCCGGCCATCTCGCAGCGCAAGCTGGCCACCCAGGTCGCCGTGCAGAGCGGTCAGACCGTGCTGCTCGGCGGCCTGATCCAGCAGGCCGAGGGCAATACCGACACCGGCATCCCGGGGCTCAACCGCGTGCCGGTGCTGGGTCGGCTGTTCGGCAGCACCAACCGCAGCCGCAACCGCACCGAGCTGATCGTGCTGATCACGCCGCGGGTGATCCGCGGCGGCGCGGACGCCAAGCAGATCACCGACGACTACCAGAGCAAGTTCGAGTCGCTGGAGCCGCTGCGCACGCCGGCCGGCGCCGGCACGAAGCCGTAGCGGGCGATCGCCCCGGCACGCTGCCGGGGCAGCCGTACGGCGGCGCCCGCTATCATCCGCGCGATGAGTGCGCCGCCTTCGTTCCCGATCACCCCGCTGCTGCCCGAGATCCGCGCATCGCTGGAAGCGGTGCCGCGACTGGTGCTGGAGGCGCCGCCGGGCGCCGGCAAGACCACCCAGGTGCCGCTGGCCCTGCTCGATGCGCCGTGGCTGGCCGGACAGAAGATCGTGATGCTGGAGCCACGCCGGATCGCCGCGCGCGCCGCCGCGCAGTTCATGGCGCAGCAGCTCGGCGAGGCGGTCGGGCAGACCGTCGGCTACCGCATCCGCTTCGAGTCGAAGGTGGGCGCGGCCACGCGCATCGAGGTGGTCACCGAGGGCATCCTCACCCGGCTGATCCAGCACGATCCGGAACTGGCCGGCATCGGCGCGATCGTGTTCGACGAGTTCCACGAACGCCACCTCGCCGGCGACCTCGGCGCCGCGCTGGCGCTGGAG
This genomic stretch from Rhodanobacter thiooxydans harbors:
- a CDS encoding PilN domain-containing protein codes for the protein MNTATPSLRPWVERVRRGWRASPLPGFLGWWGGELRELLPPRWRGWFGSGADWHLLQHADAQWTLRRSGHAEVLARWEDGAMMAADGVHVAPAALDDALGRVDREDLRLALLLPPALALRRTLTLPLAARDNLLQVAGFEVDRQTPFQLAQVYYAVREPVTPAPPGRFSAELVVATRDTLDPLLARLRAQGIEVDAVDLTLGNGRLGANLLPPQQVPRRPRPRRRLNLMLAAACVLLALLVLGEWLHNRQLALAQMQAEVAAMRGEAQQVAALRQQLQDNAGAAGFLARRKHDTVAMLGLLQEATERLPDSTWLERFSVDNTGQVGFQGQSQQAAKLLDVLKDSKLIIDASFQGSIQPDPTTGKERFYLTARVNQPKPPAAKPTPGGSAP
- the gspM gene encoding type II secretion system protein GspM, with product MKLTAMSPRDSRIAAIVLLLLAVGLAYFVLLHWWFVVPLRQISGDMADLRDTHSRYTAAIAEKPELQQRLAALGAGQAASSAFLAADDPNTAAGDLMQRVIDVVAANAGGNRCTVSQKMPLPSPPASPGEPYRKAAVSISLNCDMEPLAAVLQALEQGTPYLFIDDLSIYRNPVVAQQDSSAGLEVQFSLSGYVRPSRAAPAAAERAPDDAGVGP
- a CDS encoding general secretion pathway protein GspN; translation: MNAASQRQLTPWLVALVLLLGAVLLLLLAGLGRGVRWDAPRQPPPLPPTGRQAELPTPVPLPQYAQVWQKPLFSPDRKPAARADGGSSLGDLELTGILLTPGLRMALLQDRNGDRQVRLREGETLPDGSVKLVELRPRSALFDSPAGRTELKLPAGAPIDAPRAAAETRDQPAGAAAMQLAPDEGKEAAGRSGSGQGTIAPPRRAASPAAPSSAAASAAERLRRNIQQRRAGRAAAAHEGEH
- the gspD gene encoding type II secretion system secretin GspD, with the translated sequence MSRMLIQPILRTAALALAVALAACASLPPPHDDGALQREAMAGTQNPVPAPLPLNNEGGSRGASAATAEVSHGSGRFIRPGALATPRPVASGNGAVTFNFENQPVQAVVKAILGDLLKQNYTIVPGVQGNISFATSEPVDASQALPILETLLSWTGNALVRRDGGYVVMPQKDAVAGNLVPSLGASAPAGGLQARLFPLHYISATEMQKLIKPFARPDATLLVDPARNLLVMSGTPQELANYQSMVRTFDVDWLRGMSVGVFNLQYANVGELMPKLDAMFGEHGNTPLAGMLRFIPIERTNALVVISTQSDYLQEVGDWIARIDRGGGNEPQLFVYDVRNIKASDLAKYLAQIYANGAGSGGDNGGQVGPGLTGVTLGSAENAGATSMGSTAGGFGNPVDASRGGGQVNSGMGSGGFGATGGGRDSGAAAGRFGSSSAGFGGNPVGGGNGAASEAQYSSSDGSVRISSVDGSNQLLVRARPSQWEEIKTAISKLDNVPLQVQIETRILEVNLTGEFQFGVQWYLEGLTGSTGSTSNGTFVPGQPYRHRQLGLGQGGNAFGGEPFFYSFLNSDLQVAVRAMETSGNTKTLSAPSMVVMNNQVASIAVGNQIPINQTSVNTGIGTTTSYSQVNYLSTGVILNVQPRINPGGLVYMNISQEVSQADKSVPLVNGNPAISQRKLATQVAVQSGQTVLLGGLIQQAEGNTDTGIPGLNRVPVLGRLFGSTNRSRNRTELIVLITPRVIRGGADAKQITDDYQSKFESLEPLRTPAGAGTKP